From the Thermoanaerobaculia bacterium genome, one window contains:
- a CDS encoding c-type cytochrome: MKQNTSGGCMRRASRTIPAALLAAALGAAGCARKAATAGPGSLTPAFLDVAVAKRPPVSPATIARGRTVYLANCVQCHGEDGAGDGFGAPFLVPPPRDFTTAEFKFRTTAAGELPTDEDLFRTISRGASGTGMPPWAYLLPAEDRWALVDYVKTFSPRFNGAAARTMAAIPPPPSSEDAARGKLVYQQMQCAKCHGDDGRGDGPSALTLQDAKGRHINSRDFTTPGAFRTGWTDREIVRTFQTGLNGTPMPSYAGLMTPQQAYDLAAYVRSFAGPGSGNQKRQTARGMEGVGAPSRVIELREHAWRYEPAEIRVRRGEVVQIRFSATDNGLGAGHGFAIDGYDQQVFINGAMVGSPQTVTFKIDEPGTYRYYCATQCSTTELHPKMHGTLIVE; encoded by the coding sequence ATGAAACAGAACACGAGCGGAGGATGTATGCGGAGAGCTTCCCGGACGATTCCCGCCGCCCTTCTGGCCGCGGCGCTCGGCGCCGCCGGCTGCGCGCGGAAGGCGGCCACGGCCGGACCGGGGTCCCTGACGCCCGCCTTCCTGGACGTGGCGGTCGCGAAGCGCCCGCCGGTCTCGCCGGCCACGATCGCGCGGGGCCGGACGGTCTACCTCGCCAATTGCGTCCAGTGCCACGGCGAGGACGGCGCGGGCGACGGCTTCGGCGCGCCGTTCCTGGTGCCGCCGCCGCGCGACTTCACGACCGCCGAGTTCAAGTTCCGGACGACGGCGGCGGGGGAACTCCCGACGGACGAAGACCTCTTCCGAACGATCTCGCGCGGCGCGTCCGGGACCGGGATGCCGCCGTGGGCCTACCTGCTCCCGGCGGAAGACCGCTGGGCGCTCGTCGACTACGTCAAGACCTTCTCGCCGCGCTTCAACGGGGCCGCCGCGCGGACGATGGCGGCGATCCCGCCGCCGCCGTCCTCCGAGGACGCGGCCCGGGGAAAGCTCGTGTACCAGCAGATGCAGTGCGCGAAGTGCCACGGCGACGACGGGCGCGGCGACGGACCTTCGGCGCTGACGCTCCAGGATGCGAAGGGGCGGCACATCAACTCGCGCGACTTCACGACGCCCGGCGCCTTCCGAACCGGATGGACCGACCGGGAGATCGTCCGCACGTTCCAGACGGGGCTGAACGGCACCCCGATGCCTTCCTACGCCGGGCTGATGACGCCGCAGCAGGCCTACGACCTCGCCGCGTACGTGAGGAGCTTCGCCGGGCCGGGATCCGGCAACCAGAAGCGCCAGACCGCCCGCGGGATGGAGGGGGTCGGAGCGCCGTCGCGCGTGATCGAGCTCCGCGAGCACGCGTGGCGGTACGAGCCCGCCGAGATCCGCGTCCGGAGAGGCGAGGTCGTCCAGATCCGCTTCTCGGCGACCGACAACGGGCTGGGCGCCGGCCACGGCTTCGCGATCGACGGCTACGACCAGCAGGTGTTCATCAACGGCGCGATGGTCGGCTCGCCGCAGACGGTCACGTTCAAGATCGACGAGCCGGGGACCTACCGCTACTACTGCGCGACCCAGTGCAGCACGACGGAGCTCCATCCGAAGATGCACGGAACGCTGATCGTCGAATGA